Proteins encoded by one window of Chondromyces crocatus:
- a CDS encoding DUF2271 domain-containing protein, which produces MAPSTTRPDLWSSLRSAAPSLLLPVLALGCAPATSSDPAFWASHQIGEGGAPPDPGSTGPGGAGGSDEPPPTPSGGLTLEFTTLSNRGEYAPDNIGAVWITDAQDNFVKTLEVWAAKRAKHLVKWRAASKGHSLVDAVTRATRGAHVAHESYWNGTNSEGGVAPEGAYRIYVEFTEDNSAEGEPPGPWMVFDFEKGAVPGDAVVPDQRHFNNIHLTYAF; this is translated from the coding sequence TTGGCTCCGTCAACGACCCGCCCTGATCTCTGGAGCAGCCTGCGAAGCGCCGCCCCGAGCCTCCTCCTCCCCGTCCTCGCCCTCGGCTGTGCTCCTGCGACCAGCAGCGATCCGGCCTTCTGGGCGTCTCACCAGATCGGTGAAGGGGGCGCACCGCCCGACCCTGGTAGCACAGGCCCCGGGGGCGCTGGAGGGAGCGACGAACCCCCGCCAACCCCGAGCGGAGGCCTCACCCTCGAGTTCACCACCCTGTCCAACCGCGGTGAATACGCGCCCGACAACATCGGCGCCGTCTGGATCACCGACGCGCAGGACAACTTCGTGAAGACCCTGGAGGTCTGGGCTGCCAAGCGCGCTAAGCACCTCGTCAAGTGGCGTGCTGCGTCCAAGGGCCACAGCCTGGTCGACGCCGTGACGCGCGCCACCCGCGGCGCGCACGTCGCGCACGAGTCGTACTGGAACGGCACGAACAGCGAAGGCGGCGTCGCCCCCGAGGGCGCTTACCGCATCTACGTCGAGTTCACCGAAGACAACTCGGCCGAGGGCGAGCCCCCTGGTCCCTGGATGGTCTTCGACTTCGAGAAAGGCGCCGTCCCCGGGGACGCCGTCGTGCCCGACCAGCGCCACTTCAACAACATCCACCTGACCTACGCGTTCTGA
- the rsgA gene encoding ribosome small subunit-dependent GTPase A codes for MSSRLTGTLDPSLTLSSTASEHPSAPGPLSASEHAIAPQATASASVPLERLGWNPFFEQQRATLAEPLQPARIAAGGGGTYHVLGEHGPRRATLSGRLLHHTDDPAELPTVGDWVGLRPDGEGLIVHRFDRRTCLLRKGAGRKVEAQVLAANIDTVMIVTSLNGDFNARRLERYLAVVLDGGARPVFVLSKADLCDDPAPFLDAVRAVAPAAPTILVSALLGEGLDALREPLHDGETVALVGSSGVGKSTLVNGLLGAQIQRALPIRDSDERGRHTTTGRELFLLPGGGLLVDTPGIRELEPWRMTDDGPAGFGDIDTLAEACRFRDCTHAGEPGCAVARAIDEGALAEDRLQGFRKLEAEGRHLRERHDARARAETKRYHKQLSRSLRHLPKKA; via the coding sequence ATGTCATCTCGTCTCACCGGCACTCTCGATCCGTCTCTGACTCTCTCGTCGACTGCCTCCGAACACCCCTCGGCTCCCGGACCTCTTTCCGCGTCCGAACACGCGATTGCACCCCAGGCCACAGCCTCCGCGAGCGTCCCGCTCGAACGGCTCGGTTGGAACCCCTTCTTCGAGCAGCAGCGGGCAACCCTCGCGGAGCCCCTCCAACCTGCTCGCATCGCCGCTGGTGGCGGCGGCACCTACCACGTGCTCGGCGAGCACGGCCCTCGGCGCGCCACCCTCAGCGGCCGCCTGCTCCATCACACCGACGACCCGGCCGAGCTGCCCACCGTCGGCGACTGGGTCGGCCTCCGCCCGGATGGAGAAGGCCTCATCGTCCACCGCTTCGACCGCCGCACCTGCCTCCTCCGCAAGGGCGCTGGACGAAAGGTCGAGGCCCAGGTCCTCGCCGCCAACATCGACACCGTCATGATCGTCACCTCGCTCAACGGCGACTTCAACGCGCGCCGCCTGGAGCGCTACCTCGCCGTCGTGCTCGATGGCGGCGCCCGCCCCGTCTTCGTCCTGAGCAAGGCCGATCTCTGCGACGACCCCGCCCCCTTCCTCGACGCCGTCCGCGCGGTCGCCCCTGCGGCGCCCACGATCCTCGTCAGCGCCCTGCTCGGCGAGGGCCTCGACGCCCTCCGCGAGCCGCTCCACGACGGCGAAACCGTTGCCCTCGTCGGCTCCTCCGGCGTCGGCAAATCCACCCTCGTCAACGGCCTCCTCGGCGCGCAGATCCAGCGCGCCCTGCCCATCCGCGACAGCGACGAGCGCGGCCGCCACACCACCACTGGCCGCGAACTCTTCCTGCTCCCGGGAGGAGGCCTCCTCGTCGACACCCCGGGCATCCGCGAGCTGGAGCCCTGGCGCATGACCGACGACGGCCCCGCCGGCTTCGGCGACATCGACACCCTCGCCGAAGCCTGCCGCTTCCGCGACTGCACCCACGCCGGCGAGCCCGGCTGCGCCGTCGCCCGCGCCATCGACGAAGGCGCCCTCGCCGAGGATCGCCTCCAGGGCTTCCGCAAGCTCGAAGCCGAAGGCCGCCACCTCCGCGAGCGCCACGACGCCCGCGCCCGCGCCGAGACCAAGCGCTACCACAAGCAGCTCAGCCGCTCTCTCCGGCACCTCCCGAAGAAAGCCTGA
- a CDS encoding alpha/beta fold hydrolase — protein sequence MAKGEMAGFLEIDGRRVEVARFGRQGGTTLVFLHEGLGCAAAWRDFPAALAEATGCAALVYSRFGYGRSSPAPLPRPASFMHEEAHRFLPAVLDAAGVKDALLVGHSDGASIALLHAAEEQVRVRGLLLEAPHVFVEPVCVEAIAVLQAAYPGSKLQEKLAQRHDDADAMVGGWTEVWLSQAFRSWNIESVLPSVRAPVLVIQGSADEYGTLAQVEAVCSQVGGPSERLILDGVGHAPHRDRPGEVLAEMAAFVRRVLRAPS from the coding sequence ATGGCAAAGGGCGAGATGGCTGGCTTTCTGGAGATCGACGGGCGACGGGTGGAGGTGGCACGGTTCGGGCGTCAGGGCGGGACGACGCTGGTGTTCCTTCACGAGGGGCTGGGTTGCGCGGCGGCATGGCGTGACTTCCCGGCAGCGCTCGCGGAGGCGACGGGCTGCGCGGCGCTGGTGTACAGCCGCTTCGGGTACGGTCGCTCTTCACCAGCTCCCCTCCCCCGCCCTGCTTCGTTCATGCACGAGGAGGCGCACCGCTTCTTGCCCGCCGTGCTCGATGCGGCGGGGGTGAAGGATGCGCTGCTCGTGGGGCACTCGGACGGGGCATCGATCGCGCTGCTCCACGCAGCCGAGGAGCAGGTGCGGGTGCGAGGGCTCTTGCTGGAGGCGCCGCACGTGTTCGTGGAGCCAGTGTGCGTCGAGGCGATCGCGGTGCTCCAGGCGGCGTACCCCGGCAGCAAGCTGCAGGAGAAGCTGGCGCAGCGCCACGACGATGCCGACGCGATGGTGGGGGGGTGGACCGAGGTGTGGCTCAGTCAGGCGTTCCGCTCGTGGAACATCGAGTCGGTGCTGCCATCCGTGCGAGCGCCGGTGCTGGTGATCCAGGGGAGCGCCGACGAGTACGGGACCCTGGCGCAGGTGGAGGCGGTCTGCTCCCAGGTCGGTGGTCCTTCCGAGCGGTTGATCCTGGACGGTGTGGGACACGCACCGCACCGGGATCGGCCGGGGGAGGTGCTGGCGGAGATGGCGGCGTTCGTGCGACGCGTGCTGCGCGCACCGAGCTGA
- a CDS encoding serine/threonine-protein kinase — MEMDPDDELATERIGTQIGPWTVERLIGVGSMASVFVGRHGDGWTAALKVLHPHLSKHDELRKRFLREGPIGSALAAFGPLCEGLPYVLESGITGDGTAYLALELLEGETLFDRMARMGVLPVEEVLALADKVLDVLVVAHAHGVVHRDLKPENLHLGHDGRLKVLDFGIARAMDALLEGVAELPEKTVTRTGVALGSCEYMAPEQALGDVNEVDGRTDLFGLGATMYRLLSGLWIHGDAEGAMLLIAAATQQAPPLASVAPALPPSVCAVVDRALAFAKGERYPDAATMRADIRALRAGRAPVYVLAVAQGQVRAGDRLPVR, encoded by the coding sequence ATGGAGATGGATCCGGACGACGAGCTGGCCACGGAGCGGATCGGCACGCAGATTGGTCCCTGGACCGTGGAGCGGCTGATCGGCGTGGGCAGCATGGCGAGCGTGTTCGTCGGTCGCCACGGGGACGGCTGGACGGCCGCGCTGAAGGTGCTGCACCCGCACCTCTCGAAGCACGACGAGCTGCGGAAGCGGTTCTTGCGGGAGGGGCCGATCGGGAGCGCGCTCGCCGCGTTCGGGCCGCTCTGCGAGGGGCTGCCGTACGTGCTGGAGTCGGGGATCACCGGCGATGGGACGGCGTACCTGGCGCTGGAACTGCTCGAGGGCGAGACGCTGTTCGATCGCATGGCCCGGATGGGCGTGCTGCCCGTCGAGGAGGTGCTGGCGCTCGCGGACAAGGTGCTGGACGTGCTCGTGGTGGCGCACGCGCACGGGGTGGTGCACCGCGATTTGAAGCCGGAGAACCTGCACCTCGGACACGATGGGCGGCTGAAGGTGCTCGACTTCGGGATCGCCAGGGCGATGGACGCGCTGCTGGAGGGGGTGGCGGAGCTGCCCGAGAAGACGGTGACGCGGACGGGGGTGGCGCTTGGGAGCTGCGAGTACATGGCGCCAGAGCAAGCCCTGGGCGACGTGAACGAGGTCGACGGGAGGACGGATCTGTTCGGGCTGGGGGCGACGATGTACCGGCTGCTGTCGGGCCTCTGGATTCACGGGGACGCGGAGGGGGCGATGCTGCTCATCGCCGCGGCGACACAGCAGGCGCCGCCACTCGCGTCGGTCGCGCCAGCACTGCCGCCGTCGGTGTGCGCGGTGGTGGACCGGGCGCTGGCGTTCGCGAAGGGGGAGCGGTACCCGGACGCGGCGACGATGCGGGCCGACATCCGGGCGCTGCGCGCAGGGCGGGCGCCGGTCTACGTGCTGGCGGTGGCGCAGGGTCAGGTGCGGGCCGGCGATCGGTTGCCCGTCCGCTGA
- a CDS encoding pyridoxal phosphate-dependent decarboxylase family protein, whose protein sequence is MSFPAEGRSRTDLLAELEKKKTHDVPWAEGRVFAYIYDAGPEAMRLVKEANALFLTENGLDPTSFPSVLEMERDVIAAAIDLMNGGPKAKGSMTSGGTESILLSVKTARDHARKNRPEIVAPELVLPETTHPAFFKACAYFDVKPVVVPVDPSTFRADPAAMDAAITPNTIMIVGSAPSYALGVIDPIRELGEIALRRGVLFHVDCCVGGMYLPFARKLGHDIPDYDLSVPGVTQLSLDFHKYGYAAKGASAILYKDGDLRKHQIFAWSGWIGYTIINPTVLSSKSGGPIAACWAILHHLGEKGYLDLVRKTQDASERLREGLRAIPGIDVLGDPRMNMLSFASRTVDIFALAEDMKERGWYIQPQFGFSSCPQNIHLSVGAGNAANVDAFLTDLREAVAQRSAREAPPAAPELPEPLLALFENPPPDLFDQLASMIGSDGSTMPTRMDVINNLMNAIPPSIRDRILIEFIHRLYTR, encoded by the coding sequence ATGTCCTTTCCTGCCGAGGGCCGCTCTCGCACGGACCTGCTAGCCGAACTGGAGAAGAAGAAGACCCACGACGTCCCCTGGGCCGAGGGCCGCGTCTTCGCTTACATCTACGACGCCGGACCCGAGGCGATGCGCCTCGTCAAGGAAGCGAACGCGCTGTTTCTGACGGAGAACGGCCTCGACCCCACCTCGTTCCCCTCCGTCCTCGAGATGGAACGCGACGTCATCGCCGCCGCCATCGACCTCATGAACGGCGGCCCCAAGGCGAAGGGCAGCATGACCTCGGGCGGCACCGAGAGCATCCTCCTCTCCGTCAAGACCGCCCGGGATCACGCCCGCAAGAACCGCCCGGAGATCGTGGCCCCCGAGCTCGTCCTCCCCGAGACCACCCACCCCGCCTTCTTCAAGGCGTGCGCCTACTTCGACGTGAAGCCCGTGGTCGTCCCCGTCGACCCGAGCACCTTCCGCGCCGATCCCGCCGCCATGGATGCGGCGATCACACCGAACACGATCATGATCGTCGGCTCTGCGCCCTCGTACGCGCTCGGCGTCATCGACCCCATCCGCGAGCTCGGCGAGATCGCCCTGCGCCGCGGCGTCCTCTTCCACGTCGACTGCTGCGTCGGCGGCATGTACCTCCCGTTCGCCCGCAAGCTCGGCCACGACATCCCGGACTACGATCTCTCGGTCCCTGGTGTCACCCAGCTCTCGCTCGACTTCCACAAGTACGGCTACGCCGCCAAGGGCGCCTCGGCGATCCTCTACAAGGACGGCGACCTCCGGAAGCACCAGATCTTCGCGTGGTCCGGCTGGATCGGGTACACCATCATCAACCCCACCGTGCTCTCGTCGAAGTCCGGGGGCCCCATCGCCGCGTGCTGGGCGATCCTCCACCACCTCGGGGAGAAGGGCTACCTCGACCTGGTGCGCAAGACGCAGGACGCCTCCGAGCGCCTCCGCGAAGGCCTGCGCGCCATCCCGGGCATCGACGTCCTCGGCGACCCGCGCATGAACATGCTCTCCTTCGCGAGCCGCACCGTCGACATCTTCGCCCTCGCCGAGGACATGAAGGAGCGGGGCTGGTACATCCAGCCGCAGTTCGGCTTCTCGAGCTGCCCTCAGAACATCCACCTCTCGGTCGGCGCCGGCAACGCCGCGAACGTCGACGCTTTCCTCACCGACCTTCGCGAGGCCGTCGCCCAGCGCAGCGCCCGCGAGGCCCCTCCCGCTGCGCCCGAGCTCCCGGAGCCGCTCCTCGCCCTCTTCGAGAACCCCCCGCCGGACCTCTTCGATCAGCTCGCCTCGATGATCGGCTCCGACGGCTCGACCATGCCCACCCGCATGGACGTCATCAACAACCTGATGAACGCCATCCCGCCCAGCATCCGCGATCGGATCCTGATCGAGTTCATCCACCGCCTCTACACCCGCTGA
- a CDS encoding aldo/keto reductase — MKERRLGPDGPMVSAVGLGGMYLSIQGRPDEAQAIRTIHAALDAGMRLIDTADVYCHDHRDIGHNERLIAKALKGRRELVVVATKGGLVRPDGAWKRDARPEQLVAACEASLKALGVERIDLYQLHAPDTDVPFVDSVGAIARLREQGKVHHVGLSNVSAEQIDEARRVVPINSVQNRWNPGDRSPEEDGVLAACERLGLAFLPYSPFGGASGARSLGTMERLAALAQRRGLSPHRLVLAWMIAKSPVVIPIPGARREESVRDSAAAGALDLSASEVAEVEATF, encoded by the coding sequence ATGAAAGAGCGGCGGCTGGGGCCCGACGGGCCGATGGTGAGCGCGGTGGGGCTGGGCGGGATGTACCTCTCGATCCAGGGGCGGCCCGACGAAGCGCAGGCGATCCGTACCATCCATGCGGCGCTCGACGCCGGGATGCGGCTCATCGACACGGCCGACGTTTACTGTCACGACCACCGCGACATCGGCCACAACGAGCGGCTCATCGCGAAGGCGCTGAAGGGTCGACGAGAGCTGGTGGTGGTTGCGACGAAGGGAGGCCTCGTCCGACCGGACGGCGCCTGGAAGCGAGACGCCCGCCCGGAGCAGCTCGTGGCCGCCTGCGAGGCCAGCCTGAAGGCGCTCGGCGTCGAGCGCATCGACCTGTACCAGCTCCACGCGCCCGACACGGACGTCCCCTTCGTGGACAGCGTGGGCGCCATCGCCCGCCTCCGGGAGCAGGGCAAGGTGCACCACGTGGGGCTCTCCAACGTGAGCGCGGAGCAGATCGACGAAGCGCGGCGCGTCGTGCCCATCAACAGCGTGCAGAACCGGTGGAACCCCGGAGACCGGAGTCCCGAGGAGGACGGCGTGCTCGCCGCCTGCGAGCGGCTGGGGCTCGCCTTCTTGCCCTACTCACCCTTCGGTGGAGCGAGCGGCGCCCGCTCTCTGGGGACCATGGAGCGGCTGGCCGCCCTCGCGCAGCGCCGCGGCCTGTCTCCGCATCGCCTGGTGCTGGCGTGGATGATCGCGAAGAGCCCGGTGGTCATCCCCATCCCTGGCGCGAGGCGCGAGGAGAGCGTCCGGGATAGCGCCGCGGCTGGCGCACTGGACCTGTCGGCTTCCGAGGTCGCCGAGGTCGAAGCCACGTTCTGA
- the pgm gene encoding phosphoglucomutase (alpha-D-glucose-1,6-bisphosphate-dependent) yields the protein MPTHPLAGKTAPSTLLIDPERLRAQYHDERPDMGIPDHRVSFGTSGHRGSAARRSFNEAHILAVTQAICEYRRARGITGPLYLGMDTHALSEPAQRTALEVLAAAGVDVFIAAEGGYTPTPVVSHAILVHNRGRKRDLADGIVITPSHNPPEDGGIKYNPPHGGPADTVATKWIEDRANALLLAGLAEVRRMAYEAAVRAPTTHHHDFIRPYVRDLEQAIDMEVIRGAKIAIGADPLGGASVAFWEPLASTYGLDITVVNPAVDPTFGFMPVDHDGKIRMDCSSHHAMAGLVALKDRYAIAFGNDADADRHGIVTRSVGLMNPNHYLAVAIDYLFRHRPGWAAGAAVGKTLVSSGMIDRVARELGRPLVEVPVGFKWFVDGLLEGSLGFGGEESAGASFLRRDGYVWTTDKDGILLDLLAAEILARTGKDPGEHYEALAARHGAATYTRIDAPATPGQKNVLKRLSPETVRAGSLAGEPILDKLTRAPGNNAEIGGLKVVTENGWFAARPSGTEDVYKIYAESFLGPSHLDRIVTEARAIVDEAFTSAV from the coding sequence GACCCCGAGCGGCTCCGTGCGCAGTACCACGACGAGCGGCCCGACATGGGCATACCGGACCACCGGGTCAGCTTCGGCACCTCCGGGCACCGCGGCTCGGCCGCGCGGAGGAGCTTCAACGAAGCCCACATCCTGGCCGTGACCCAGGCCATCTGCGAGTACCGCCGTGCCCGAGGCATCACCGGTCCGCTCTACCTCGGGATGGACACGCACGCCCTCTCCGAGCCCGCCCAGCGCACGGCCCTGGAAGTGCTCGCCGCCGCAGGCGTGGACGTCTTCATCGCGGCCGAGGGCGGCTACACCCCGACCCCTGTCGTCTCGCACGCGATCCTCGTGCACAACCGCGGACGCAAGCGCGACCTCGCCGATGGCATCGTCATCACCCCCTCGCACAACCCGCCGGAGGACGGCGGCATCAAGTACAACCCCCCGCACGGTGGTCCTGCCGACACCGTCGCCACGAAGTGGATCGAAGACCGCGCGAACGCCTTGCTCTTGGCCGGGCTCGCCGAGGTGCGGCGGATGGCGTACGAGGCGGCGGTACGCGCCCCGACCACGCACCACCACGACTTCATCCGCCCCTATGTGCGGGATCTGGAGCAGGCCATCGACATGGAGGTCATCCGAGGCGCGAAGATCGCGATCGGCGCCGACCCCCTCGGCGGTGCCAGCGTCGCGTTCTGGGAACCTCTGGCCTCGACCTACGGGCTCGACATCACGGTGGTGAACCCCGCCGTGGACCCGACGTTCGGCTTCATGCCCGTGGATCACGACGGCAAGATCCGGATGGACTGCTCCTCGCACCACGCGATGGCCGGCCTCGTCGCCTTGAAGGACCGATACGCCATCGCCTTCGGCAACGACGCCGACGCCGATCGCCACGGCATCGTCACCCGCAGCGTGGGGCTGATGAACCCCAACCATTATCTCGCGGTGGCCATCGACTACCTCTTCCGACATCGACCTGGCTGGGCTGCTGGCGCTGCCGTTGGCAAGACCCTGGTCTCGAGCGGGATGATCGATCGCGTGGCTCGTGAGCTCGGGCGCCCTCTGGTCGAGGTCCCCGTCGGCTTCAAGTGGTTCGTCGACGGCCTCCTGGAAGGCTCACTGGGCTTCGGCGGCGAGGAGAGCGCGGGGGCCTCGTTCCTGAGGCGTGACGGCTACGTCTGGACCACCGACAAGGACGGCATCTTGCTGGATCTGCTCGCCGCCGAGATCCTGGCGCGCACCGGAAAAGATCCTGGAGAGCACTACGAGGCGCTCGCCGCCCGCCATGGTGCTGCGACCTACACCCGCATCGATGCACCAGCGACGCCGGGCCAGAAGAATGTGCTCAAGCGACTGTCCCCGGAGACCGTGCGCGCCGGCTCCCTCGCCGGAGAGCCCATCCTCGACAAACTCACCCGCGCGCCCGGAAACAACGCGGAGATCGGCGGGCTCAAGGTCGTCACCGAGAACGGCTGGTTCGCTGCCCGCCCCTCGGGAACCGAGGACGTTTACAAGATCTACGCCGAGAGCTTCCTCGGGCCGTCTCACCTCGATCGCATCGTCACGGAGGCGCGTGCCATCGTCGATGAGGCCTTCACCTCGGCGGTGTGA